One part of the Gossypium raimondii isolate GPD5lz chromosome 1, ASM2569854v1, whole genome shotgun sequence genome encodes these proteins:
- the LOC105772944 gene encoding V-type proton ATPase subunit a3, producing the protein MGDTRGGCCPPMDLFRSETMQLVQLIIPMESARLTVYYLGKLGLLQFKDLNSDKSPFQRTYAGQIKKCGEMARTLRFFKEQMLKAGVSPSAKSVEETEIDVDDLEVKLAELEAELTEMNANGEKLQRSYNELVEYKIVLRKAGDFFPSAQHSATARQREMELNQMVEESIETPLLQEQATSTDLSKQVKLGFVTGLVSRGKSMAFERILFRATRGNVFLKQVPIEAPITDPVSGEKMEKNVFMVFYSGERVKNKILKICDAFGANRYPFAEDCGKQALMISEVSGKISELKSTIDAGLLHRDHLLRTIGDQFEQWNLKVKKEKSIHHTLNMLSLDVTKKCLVAEAWSPVFATKQIQDVLQRASVDSNSQVGAIFQVLHTRESPPTYFRTNKFTSAFQEIVDAYGVAKYQEANPGVYTIVTFPFLFAVMFGDWGHGICLLLATLFFIIREQKLSSQKLGDITEMTFGGRYVIMMMSLFSIYTGFIYNECFSVAFDLFAPSAYACRDLSCRDADSIGLIKVRDTYPFGVDPAWHGTRSELPFLNSLKMKMSILLGVAQMNLGILLSYSNATFFGNSLNIWFQFIPQMIFLNSLFGYLSLLIIVKWCTGSQADLYHIMIYMFLSPTDELGDNQLFPYQKTVQLVLLLLALVSVPWMLLPKPFLLKKQHENRHQGQSNTQVQSTDDALSEENHDSHGHGHEEFEFSEVFVHQLIHTIEFVLGAVSNTASYLRLWALSLAHSQLSIVFYEKVLLLAWGYNNMVILVVGIIIFIFATVGVLLIMETLSAFLHALRLHWVEFQNKFYEGDGYKFYPFSFILIDDEDH; encoded by the exons ATGGGAGACACTCGTGGCGGATGCTGTCCCCCGATGGATCTGTTCCGTTCCGAGACAATGCAATTGGTTCAACTAATCATTCCGATGGAGTCCGCTCGTCTCACTGTATATTATCTCGGCAAACTCGGCCTCCTACAATTCAAAGAT CTGAATTCAGATAAAAGTCCATTTCAACGAACTTATGCTGGTCAG ATTAAAAAATGTGGAGAGATGGCACGCACTTTGCGGTTTTTCAAGGAGCAAATGCTAAAAGCAGGCGTTTCCCCTTCAGCGAAATCTGTGGAAGAAACTGAGATAGATGTGGATGACCTAGAG GTGAAACTAGCAGAACTTGAGGCTGAGCTAACTGAAATGAATGCAAATGGTGAAAAATTGCAACGCAGTTATAATGAGCTGGTTGAGTATAAGATTGTTTTGAGGAAG GCTGGTGACTTTTTTCCTTCAGCACAACACAGTGCTACAGCTCGGCAAAGGGAAATGGAATTAAATCAAATGGTTGAAGAATCCATAGAAACTCCATTGTTACAGGAGCAA GCAACCTCGACAGATTTATCAAAGCAAGTGAAGCTGGGGTTTGTTACTGGCCTTGTTTCTAGGGGGAAGTCTATGGCATTTGAGAGGATTTTATTTCGTGCAACTAGGGGAAATGTGTTCCTCAAACAGGTTCCTATAGAGGCACCTATCACTGACCCTGTTTCTGGAGAGAAG ATGGAGAAAAATGTATTTATGGTTTTCTATTCTGGAGAAAgagtaaaaaacaaaattctcaAGATCTGTGATGCTTTTGGAGCTAATCGTTATCCTTTTGCTGAGGACTGTGGCAAACAGGCTCTGATGATTTCTGAG GTATCAGGAAAAATTTCAGAGCTAAAAAGTACCATAGATGCTGGATTGCTTCACCGGGACCATTTGTTGCGGACTATTGGTGACCAGTTTGAGCAATGGAACCTTAAG GTCAAGAAGGAGAAATCAATCCATCACACTCTGAATATGCTTAGTCTTGATGTAACAAAGAAATGTCTTGTGGCTGAGGCATGGAGCCCTGTTTTTGCCACAAAACAG ATTCAGGATGTACTGCAGCGGGCTTCAGTTGACTCCAACTCTCAAGTTGGAGCCATTTTCCAGGTCTTGCATACAAGAGAGTCACCACCAACCTACTTTCGCACAAACAAATTTACTTCTGCTTTTCAGGAAATTGTTGATGCATATGG GGTGGCAAAGTATCAGGAAGCAAATCCAGGTGTATACACTATTGTTACCTTCCCTTTCCTTTTTGCCGTCATGTTTGGTGATTGGGGGCATGGAATATGCTTGTTACTTgcaacattattttttattatccgGGAACAGAAATTGTCGAGTCAG AAGCTTGGAGATATAACAGAAATGACATTTGGTGGCCGTTATGTTATTATGATGATGTCACTCTTCTCAATTTATACCGGGTTTATTTATAACGAGTGTTTCTCTGtagcttttgatttatttgCTCCCTCAGCTTATGCTTGTCGTGATCTCTCTTGCCG GGATGCAGATTCTATTGGTTTGATTAAGGTGCGTGACACTTACCCATTCGGGGTGGATCCTGCGTGGCATGGTACCCGTAGTGAGCTGCCATTCCTAAACTctctgaaaatgaaaatgtcaATCCTTCTTGGGGTGGCTCAGATGAACCTCGGAATTCTTTTAAGTTATAGCAATGCAACATTCTTTGGTAATAGTCTGAACATCTG GTTTCAATTTATCCCCCAGATGATATTTTTGAATAGCCTATTTGGTTATCTATCACTCCTTATCATCGTGAAATGGTGCACGGGTTCGCAAGCTGATTTGTACCACATAATGATATATATGTTCCTGAGCCCTACTGATGAATTGGGTGACAATCAGCTTTTTCCGTATCAAAAGACAGTTCAG CTCGTGCTATTATTACTTGCTTTGGTTTCCGTGCCATGGATGCTATTACCGAAGccatttcttttaaagaaaCAACATGAAAAT AGGCATCAAGGCCAATCAAACACACAAGTTCAAAGCACGGATGACGCTCTCTCAGAGGAGAATCATGATTCCCATGGTCATGGTCACGAGGAATTTGAGTTCAGTGAAGTCTTTGTGCATCAACTCATACATACCATAGAGTTTGTGCTCGGTGCCGTTTCAAATACAGCCTCATACCTTCGATTATGGGCCCTAAG TCTTGCTCACTCACAATTGTCAATTGTGTTCTACGAGAAGGTTCTTCTCCTTGCTTGGGG ATACAACAATATGGTCATCCTCGTTGTTggcatcatcatcttcatttttgcAACTGTCGGTGTATTGCTTATTATGGAAACCTTAAGCGCTTTCCTACATGCATTGAGACTTCATTGGGTCGAATTCCAGAACAAATTCTACGAGGGAGACGGTTACAAGTTCTATCCATTTTCATTCATCTTGATCGATGATGAAGACCATTGA